A genomic stretch from Candidatus Omnitrophota bacterium includes:
- a CDS encoding PadR family transcriptional regulator, giving the protein MKEQELLFLGLLSDGPKHGYQLKKIMREVSSTFAGFDTDSIYYPLRKMLSRGLVTQALTKAGRRPARQTYKITSRGREEFSRLLLENILRIERPYFSIDLSLYFLNHIPPQPRRRYLKIRLKLLERLERGLQKLKNTLAPDAPPNLITIIEHNQQLLDAEIKFLTRLAAQ; this is encoded by the coding sequence ATGAAAGAACAGGAATTGCTTTTCTTAGGTCTTCTTAGCGACGGCCCTAAACACGGCTATCAATTAAAGAAGATAATGCGGGAGGTTTCTTCCACTTTCGCGGGGTTTGACACGGATTCCATATATTATCCTCTGCGAAAGATGCTGTCCCGGGGCCTGGTCACGCAGGCCCTGACCAAGGCAGGCAGGCGGCCGGCAAGGCAGACCTACAAGATCACCTCCAGGGGCAGGGAGGAGTTCAGCAGGCTGCTCCTGGAGAACATCTTAAGGATCGAAAGGCCGTATTTCAGCATTGACCTGTCGCTGTATTTCCTGAACCATATACCGCCGCAGCCAAGGCGGCGCTATTTAAAGATACGCCTGAAACTTCTGGAGCGCCTGGAAAGAGGGCTCCAGAAACTTAAAAACACCCTCGCCCCCGACGCCCCCCCTAATCTTATTACTATCATAGAGCATAACCAGCAGCTGCTTGACGCCGAGATAAAATTCCTCACGCGCCTGGCCGCTCAATAA
- a CDS encoding L,D-transpeptidase family protein: MKKQIVFMAAAVILALIAGVFLMRGLGSANKSRQAADSLNQLISSAKGMEEKGALLEAKTVYARLINDYPASKEVSAWQKKVEAINTQLLFSNQPGPYSVMYEVKPGDSLTKIAAGYNTTVELLKKMNGITGDMIVPGKKLKVINVPFNILVDKSQNVLMLKIKDEIIKTYVVSTGKDNSTPVGTFKIVNKLMNPTWFKAGAVVPPESAENILGSRWLGFNLAGYGIHGTTEPQNLGKQVTQGCVRMANQEVEELYTIVPVSTEVTIID; encoded by the coding sequence ATGAAAAAGCAAATAGTATTTATGGCGGCGGCGGTCATTCTGGCTTTGATCGCAGGCGTTTTTTTAATGCGCGGGCTGGGCAGCGCCAATAAATCCCGGCAGGCCGCTGATTCCCTCAATCAGCTCATAAGCAGCGCCAAGGGCATGGAGGAAAAAGGCGCTCTGCTTGAGGCAAAGACGGTTTACGCTCGGCTTATAAACGATTACCCCGCTTCAAAAGAGGTATCCGCCTGGCAGAAGAAGGTTGAAGCGATAAATACGCAGCTGCTTTTTTCTAATCAGCCCGGCCCCTACAGCGTTATGTACGAGGTAAAACCCGGGGACAGCTTGACGAAGATAGCCGCCGGCTACAATACCACGGTTGAACTGCTGAAGAAGATGAACGGGATCACGGGAGACATGATCGTCCCGGGGAAGAAGCTTAAAGTCATAAATGTGCCGTTCAACATCCTTGTGGACAAGTCCCAGAACGTCTTAATGCTGAAGATAAAAGACGAAATAATAAAGACCTATGTTGTCTCTACCGGAAAGGACAACTCTACCCCGGTAGGCACCTTCAAGATAGTGAATAAGCTTATGAATCCTACCTGGTTTAAGGCAGGCGCGGTCGTCCCTCCTGAAAGCGCCGAGAACATCTTAGGCAGCCGCTGGCTGGGTTTTAATTTAGCCGGTTACGGCATACACGGCACAACCGAGCCGCAGAACCTGGGCAAGCAGGTCACCCAGGGCTGCGTGCGTATGGCCAATCAGGAAGTAGAGGAACTCTACACTATTGTGCCCGTGAGCACGGAAGTCACCATCATAGATTAG
- a CDS encoding MFS transporter produces MAPINKKITVFSWALYDFANTIFSMNIVSLYFALWVTVTKGAQDITYSIALSLSMLIAAFLEPLLGTISDIRQNKMRLLMGFTAACCVFTVFMGFSGGLYTGLIFFIAANAAYQIASIFYNAMLSHIAEKSDVGRVSGMGVSLGYVGTLVGLFTIKPFVLKSGYQAAFIPTALLFFAFSLPCFIFVKETKLAKGTFELPSVKNAFLRIKRTFTENTELQGVKYFLIAAFLFMNAVNTVIIFMSVYIKKVVGFSDSEIVTFYVISTSFTIISSFLYGFVTDRVGPYKALGWVLKTWCVGMALVMLNFSKTLFWFIGPIAGAALGATWVSSRALAIHLAPKEKMGEIFGMFGLTGKASSIIGPLLWGLAILVFTPLGLWRYRIAILTQLLLVILSMRFFKKINGI; encoded by the coding sequence ATGGCACCCATAAACAAAAAAATAACCGTATTTTCCTGGGCGCTGTATGATTTTGCCAATACGATATTCTCAATGAATATCGTATCGCTGTATTTTGCCCTGTGGGTAACGGTCACAAAAGGCGCGCAGGATATCACCTACAGCATCGCCCTTTCCCTGTCAATGCTTATCGCCGCGTTCCTTGAGCCCCTTCTGGGGACCATCTCCGATATCCGCCAGAATAAAATGCGGCTGCTTATGGGATTCACAGCCGCCTGCTGCGTATTTACGGTATTTATGGGGTTCTCCGGCGGGTTGTATACGGGGCTGATTTTTTTCATCGCGGCAAACGCGGCATACCAGATAGCATCTATATTCTATAACGCGATGTTATCCCATATTGCCGAAAAAAGCGACGTGGGAAGGGTCTCAGGCATGGGGGTCAGCCTCGGGTATGTGGGCACGCTTGTCGGGCTTTTCACCATAAAGCCGTTCGTGCTAAAAAGCGGCTATCAAGCCGCCTTTATACCTACGGCGCTGCTTTTCTTCGCCTTCTCCCTGCCCTGCTTTATTTTCGTGAAGGAAACAAAACTCGCGAAAGGCACATTTGAGCTCCCCAGCGTCAAGAACGCCTTCTTAAGGATCAAACGGACGTTTACGGAAAACACGGAATTACAGGGGGTAAAGTATTTTCTTATCGCCGCCTTCCTGTTTATGAATGCCGTAAACACCGTGATAATCTTTATGTCGGTATACATAAAAAAAGTCGTCGGCTTCAGCGATTCGGAGATCGTCACCTTCTACGTCATCTCTACATCCTTCACCATAATAAGCTCTTTTCTTTACGGCTTTGTAACCGACAGGGTAGGGCCGTACAAGGCGCTGGGATGGGTTTTAAAGACCTGGTGCGTAGGCATGGCGCTTGTAATGCTCAACTTCAGCAAGACGCTGTTCTGGTTTATAGGCCCCATAGCGGGCGCGGCGCTGGGAGCGACCTGGGTTTCTTCGCGCGCGCTGGCAATACACCTGGCCCCCAAAGAAAAAATGGGAGAGATATTCGGGATGTTCGGCCTGACCGGCAAGGCCTCCAGCATAATCGGGCCGCTATTATGGGGGCTGGCCATCCTTGTATTTACGCCGCTTGGGCTGTGGCGCTACAGGATAGCGATCCTAACCCAGCTTCTCCTGGTGATATTAAGCATGCGCTTCTTCAAAAAAATCAATGGAATATAA
- a CDS encoding acetyl-CoA carboxylase carboxyltransferase subunit alpha, with product MSGLDFEKPILELERKIKELVSFTDEKKIDLSSEIKRLETRLQQLRKEVYSNLTAWQRVQLARHPQRPYTLDYINAIMSDFVQLHGERSFADDKAMVGGLARIDGEKVMVIGHQKGRDTKENLVRNFGCAHPEGYRKALRLMKLAEKFKIPIVIFIDTPGAYPGIGAEERGQAQAIALNMMEMSLIATPIVAFVIGEGGSGGALGIGVADRIGVLENAYYSVISPEGCAAILWKSGSRAQDACEALKLTAADLKQRGIIDEIVPEPLGGAHREPEKMARALKEAVLRNIKECKAVPIDELLEKRYNKFRKIGVFQQ from the coding sequence ATGAGCGGACTTGATTTTGAGAAGCCCATTTTAGAGCTGGAAAGAAAGATCAAGGAACTGGTCTCATTTACAGACGAGAAGAAGATAGACCTGTCCAGCGAGATCAAACGGCTGGAAACCCGGCTGCAGCAACTCAGGAAGGAGGTCTATTCCAACCTTACCGCCTGGCAGAGAGTGCAGCTTGCCCGCCATCCCCAGAGGCCCTATACCCTTGATTACATAAACGCGATCATGTCGGATTTTGTCCAGCTGCACGGAGAGCGCTCATTCGCGGATGATAAGGCGATGGTAGGCGGACTGGCAAGGATAGACGGCGAAAAGGTCATGGTCATAGGCCATCAGAAGGGGCGCGATACAAAGGAGAACCTGGTGCGCAACTTCGGCTGCGCGCATCCGGAGGGCTACCGCAAGGCGCTCCGCCTTATGAAACTGGCGGAAAAATTCAAGATCCCCATCGTGATATTTATTGATACGCCGGGCGCGTATCCGGGCATAGGGGCTGAAGAGCGCGGCCAGGCGCAGGCAATAGCCCTTAATATGATGGAGATGTCGCTGATCGCCACGCCAATAGTTGCCTTTGTGATAGGGGAGGGCGGCTCAGGCGGCGCCTTAGGCATAGGCGTTGCCGACAGGATCGGCGTGCTGGAAAACGCCTATTATTCGGTGATCTCGCCTGAAGGCTGCGCCGCGATACTCTGGAAAAGCGGAAGCCGCGCGCAGGATGCCTGCGAGGCGCTGAAGCTGACCGCGGCAGACCTTAAGCAGCGCGGCATCATAGATGAAATTGTGCCGGAGCCGTTAGGCGGCGCCCACCGCGAGCCGGAAAAGATGGCGCGGGCCCTGAAGGAAGCGGTGCTTCGCAATATAAAAGAATGCAAGGCAGTCCCCATAGATGAACTGCTGGAGAAGCGCTACAATAAATTCAGAAAAATCGGCGTATTTCAGCAATGA
- a CDS encoding YifB family Mg chelatase-like AAA ATPase, which produces MLAKVISSTVVGIEAEEVVVEVDVSGGLPGFSIVGLPDTAVKESINRVKAAIKNCGFEFPGRKITVNLAPGDIKKHGPSFDLPIALGIMTATGQIHPDSFHGKVICGELSLDGKLRPIAGSLALALAFKNKRLSNLLLPQDNSAEAAIARGIEVLPLVDLRQAVGFLRKEVEILPQKVDLRRIWKDSGHCHLDMSDVKGQTYIKRALEIAACGRHNILMMGPAGSGKSMLAKRLPTIMPEMTLEEALEATKIHSVSGLLTNKAPIVTERPFRAPHHTISDVALVGGGSIPQPGEISMAHNGVLFLDELPEFHRDALEALRQPLEDGVIRIARVNKYIELPCNFMLVCAMNPCPCGRLGQKRHPCSCSTTQVYRYRSKISSPLLDRIDIHIDVKPLKYPDLKNNEPCESSKDIKMRVKRAHKTQKARFRREGILFNSAMSSRQIKKYCILDENAANLLRAAMEKYEISARGYDKILKVARTIADASQSGEIRAEHLSEAIQYRSLDRDVFV; this is translated from the coding sequence ATGTTAGCCAAGGTGATTTCCAGCACGGTCGTAGGGATAGAAGCGGAAGAGGTCGTTGTTGAGGTTGATGTTTCCGGCGGGCTGCCGGGTTTTTCCATTGTAGGGCTGCCTGATACGGCTGTGAAGGAGAGCATCAACAGGGTCAAGGCGGCGATCAAGAACTGCGGGTTTGAATTCCCCGGAAGAAAAATAACGGTCAACCTCGCTCCGGGAGATATCAAAAAACACGGCCCCAGCTTTGACCTGCCCATTGCCCTGGGGATCATGACCGCTACCGGGCAGATCCATCCCGACTCTTTTCACGGCAAGGTGATCTGCGGCGAGCTGTCTTTAGACGGCAAGCTGCGGCCCATTGCCGGATCGCTCGCTCTTGCCTTGGCGTTTAAGAATAAGCGCTTGAGCAACCTGTTACTGCCGCAAGACAACAGCGCTGAAGCGGCAATAGCGCGGGGAATAGAAGTCCTGCCGCTGGTTGACCTCAGGCAGGCCGTGGGCTTCCTGAGAAAGGAAGTAGAGATACTGCCTCAAAAAGTGGACCTGCGCCGGATATGGAAAGACAGCGGCCACTGTCATTTGGATATGAGCGACGTTAAAGGCCAGACATACATTAAGAGAGCGCTTGAGATCGCCGCCTGCGGCAGGCACAACATTCTGATGATGGGCCCGGCAGGCAGCGGAAAGTCAATGCTGGCAAAACGCCTGCCCACGATCATGCCGGAAATGACTTTGGAAGAGGCGCTTGAGGCCACAAAGATCCATTCGGTAAGCGGCCTTTTGACCAACAAGGCGCCGATCGTAACTGAAAGGCCTTTTCGCGCGCCTCATCACACCATATCCGACGTGGCGCTGGTAGGCGGCGGCTCCATACCGCAGCCGGGAGAAATAAGCATGGCGCATAACGGCGTGTTGTTCTTGGATGAGCTGCCTGAATTCCACAGGGACGCGCTGGAGGCGCTAAGGCAGCCGCTTGAGGACGGCGTGATCAGGATCGCGCGGGTAAATAAATATATAGAGTTACCCTGCAATTTTATGCTGGTCTGCGCCATGAACCCCTGCCCCTGCGGACGGCTTGGCCAAAAAAGGCATCCCTGCAGCTGCTCAACCACTCAGGTATACCGCTACCGTTCCAAGATCTCCTCTCCGCTATTGGACAGGATAGATATCCATATAGACGTGAAACCGCTGAAATACCCCGACCTGAAAAATAACGAGCCGTGCGAAAGCTCAAAGGATATAAAAATGAGGGTGAAACGCGCGCACAAGACCCAAAAGGCGCGCTTCAGGCGCGAAGGCATACTTTTCAATTCCGCCATGTCGTCAAGGCAGATCAAAAAATACTGTATTCTTGATGAAAATGCCGCCAATCTGCTGAGGGCGGCGATGGAAAAATACGAGATTTCAGCGCGCGGCTATGACAAGATACTGAAGGTAGCCAGGACGATCGCGGACGCGTCCCAAAGCGGCGAAATAAGGGCGGAGCATCTTTCAGAGGCAATTCAATATAGAAGCTTAGATAGGGATGTCTTTGTCTAA
- the rlmN gene encoding 23S rRNA (adenine(2503)-C(2))-methyltransferase RlmN: MDDIKNLTLAELGEVFKKWGYGAFHSRQVFSWLYKKGAPDFSRMSDLPLDLRNRLKDNFTLSASRLPRQFESRDGTEKFLFELRDRNIIEAVSIPAGKRVTGCVSSQVGCPFACAFCASGLAGFKRNLTCAEIIEEVLCLKAYSAAKKVTHIVFMGIGEPLDNYDNVLKAIRVINSPEGLNIGARRITISTSGIIPGIKRLAGEGLQIELSVSLHAADSALRTRLMPVNKKYPLPELISACRRYAEETKRQVTFEYILIKGLNSALENAKKLSALLKTIRLSKVNLIPANHIKELNIEPPPAKEILLFKNHLLKQGIPVTLRKQRGEDILASCGQLKLRNCFTS; this comes from the coding sequence ATGGACGACATAAAGAATTTAACCCTGGCTGAATTAGGGGAAGTTTTTAAAAAATGGGGCTATGGCGCCTTCCATAGCCGCCAGGTATTTTCCTGGCTCTACAAGAAGGGCGCTCCTGATTTCAGCCGGATGAGCGATCTGCCTTTGGATTTAAGAAACCGGCTAAAGGATAATTTCACGCTTTCCGCTTCGCGCCTGCCGCGGCAGTTTGAGTCCCGCGATGGAACAGAAAAATTCCTTTTTGAATTGCGGGACAGGAATATCATTGAGGCGGTAAGTATCCCCGCGGGCAAAAGGGTCACGGGCTGCGTTTCTTCTCAAGTCGGCTGTCCATTCGCCTGCGCTTTCTGCGCCAGCGGCCTGGCAGGCTTTAAAAGGAATTTGACCTGCGCTGAGATCATTGAAGAGGTACTTTGCCTCAAGGCCTATTCCGCGGCAAAGAAGGTTACGCATATTGTGTTTATGGGTATCGGAGAGCCGCTGGATAACTACGATAATGTCTTAAAGGCGATCAGGGTTATAAATTCTCCCGAAGGGCTGAATATCGGGGCAAGGCGCATTACCATTTCTACCAGCGGGATCATCCCGGGTATCAAAAGATTAGCAGGCGAGGGCCTGCAGATCGAGCTGTCCGTATCCCTGCACGCCGCGGACAGCGCCTTAAGAACGCGCCTGATGCCTGTAAATAAAAAATACCCTCTGCCAGAACTCATTTCTGCCTGCCGCCGCTACGCGGAAGAAACAAAGCGCCAGGTTACATTTGAATATATCTTGATCAAAGGCCTGAATTCCGCTTTGGAGAACGCCAAAAAGTTGAGCGCGCTTTTAAAGACAATAAGATTATCCAAAGTCAATCTGATACCTGCCAATCACATCAAGGAATTGAACATAGAGCCGCCCCCTGCGAAGGAAATCCTTTTATTTAAGAATCATCTCTTAAAACAGGGGATACCCGTTACTTTACGCAAGCAGCGGGGAGAGGACATCCTTGCCTCCTGCGGCCAATTAAAATTAAGAAACTGTTTCACTTCTTAA
- a CDS encoding divergent PAP2 family protein gives MPGFFQGFLQNNLLRVTIIAWVVAQLTKVALGIIREKRFNFRWFVGTGGMPSSHASGASALAVITGIEYGFESGLFALAAVFAFVTMFDAQGVRRSAGKQAEILNKVMEDIYWKGRIQEKRLWELIGHTPLQVIIGSIIGILTALAFR, from the coding sequence ATGCCGGGATTCTTTCAGGGTTTTTTGCAGAATAATCTGCTCAGGGTCACTATTATTGCCTGGGTGGTTGCCCAGCTGACCAAGGTTGCTCTGGGTATAATCAGGGAGAAAAGATTCAATTTCCGCTGGTTCGTAGGCACCGGCGGCATGCCCTCAAGCCATGCCTCAGGCGCGTCTGCCCTGGCAGTGATCACAGGCATAGAATATGGGTTTGAATCAGGGCTTTTCGCGCTGGCAGCGGTTTTTGCCTTTGTAACCATGTTTGACGCGCAAGGGGTGAGGCGTTCGGCAGGAAAGCAGGCAGAGATCCTGAATAAGGTAATGGAGGATATATACTGGAAGGGCAGGATCCAGGAGAAGCGCCTCTGGGAACTGATCGGCCATACGCCCCTGCAGGTGATCATCGGCTCCATAATAGGCATATTAACTGCGCTGGCATTCAGATAA
- a CDS encoding MarR family transcriptional regulator yields the protein MSDNDLVQFSHGVCRLLPAVMRQFLKRHRKWLAAANISFAQAIILDILKEEESMRMSELAKDLSVSMAGATGLVDKLVREGLVARESLPDDRRVVKVSVTPKGKGVIVRINEARRRMIMEAFGNLSVSDRDKYLEILTKIHSHLKAGEK from the coding sequence ATGTCTGACAACGATCTCGTCCAATTTTCCCACGGTGTCTGCCGGCTCCTGCCGGCTGTCATGCGCCAGTTCCTGAAGAGGCACAGAAAATGGCTGGCAGCGGCGAATATCTCTTTCGCGCAGGCGATCATACTTGATATCCTGAAAGAAGAGGAATCAATGCGCATGAGCGAACTGGCCAAGGACCTGTCCGTAAGCATGGCAGGGGCCACAGGGCTTGTAGATAAACTGGTAAGAGAAGGCCTTGTCGCGCGCGAGAGCCTGCCCGACGACAGGCGCGTAGTCAAAGTCAGCGTTACTCCGAAGGGCAAGGGCGTTATTGTAAGGATAAACGAGGCAAGGCGAAGGATGATAATGGAGGCGTTCGGCAATCTGAGCGTTTCAGACCGCGACAAGTACCTTGAGATCCTGACCAAGATACACAGCCACTTGAAGGCCGGCGAAAAATAA
- a CDS encoding glycosyltransferase family 39 protein — protein MPVKNNHAFLLAYIICMALMMIFAFSWNTATLDGDSYMYAATARHVAATGQWLNIYDPSYDGQFYYHFPLVIWLTALLFKFFGTGLFTAKLLSMASALFAAVLIFYFGRRLKNIWVGFFAAWSFLLTNHVARLSRQCRMDLPVTFFIALAMFAFYLAQKGRRGYYLLFGLASCLAIFSKDIVGTAPLVIAVLYLLIRFRFKELFHPLFLAGCLIAVVPVLGWIFLEHKLYGSTLFEKWYAWNFKHVAFSPSFADRFDVPWYYYIRALLDKYWYFLPFALHGGYLAIKEEFKGGNNGWLIPVIWAVFFPFVFSFGAQKLHYFILPMYPASALLAGLSLNRLLSEGAKFKFAKAVKYIIIAMTLLMLCLPLKLYKPRFEEVFKMAPAINAALKQAGDHELMICRVDRGSAFFYLSTDNYRYFKDAPSLEQALSAPSLKARFIYLPDAEFRKIPEGLRRGLTILCRYKEHLFVTDSKAISARLP, from the coding sequence ATGCCGGTAAAAAATAACCACGCCTTTCTTCTCGCTTACATCATCTGCATGGCCCTGATGATGATATTCGCCTTTTCCTGGAATACAGCTACATTGGACGGCGATTCCTACATGTACGCGGCTACAGCCAGGCATGTCGCGGCTACGGGGCAGTGGCTTAATATCTACGATCCAAGTTACGACGGACAGTTTTATTATCACTTCCCCCTTGTGATCTGGCTGACCGCCCTGCTTTTTAAATTCTTCGGAACAGGGCTCTTTACCGCCAAGCTGCTCTCAATGGCGAGCGCGCTTTTTGCCGCTGTCCTGATATTCTATTTCGGCAGGCGGCTTAAGAATATCTGGGTAGGTTTTTTCGCGGCATGGAGCTTTCTTTTGACCAATCATGTCGCGCGGCTGAGCCGGCAATGCCGTATGGATCTGCCGGTCACGTTTTTCATAGCGCTTGCCATGTTCGCGTTTTATCTGGCGCAGAAAGGCAGGCGCGGTTATTACCTGTTGTTCGGCCTGGCAAGCTGCCTCGCCATATTCTCCAAGGATATTGTAGGCACGGCGCCTCTTGTGATAGCGGTTCTATATTTGTTAATCAGGTTCAGATTTAAAGAGCTGTTCCACCCTTTATTTTTAGCCGGCTGCCTTATCGCGGTTGTCCCGGTGCTGGGTTGGATCTTTCTGGAGCATAAACTCTACGGCAGCACGCTGTTTGAGAAATGGTATGCCTGGAATTTTAAACACGTCGCCTTTTCACCCAGTTTCGCGGACAGGTTTGATGTTCCCTGGTATTATTATATAAGGGCATTGCTGGATAAATACTGGTATTTTCTGCCGTTTGCCTTACACGGCGGGTATCTGGCGATAAAGGAGGAGTTTAAAGGGGGTAACAACGGCTGGCTTATACCGGTAATATGGGCGGTATTTTTCCCTTTTGTCTTTTCTTTCGGCGCCCAGAAACTGCACTATTTTATCCTGCCTATGTATCCGGCCTCTGCCCTGCTTGCCGGGCTTTCCCTCAACAGGTTATTAAGCGAGGGGGCCAAATTTAAATTTGCCAAAGCGGTAAAATATATAATCATAGCCATGACCCTGCTTATGTTATGCCTGCCGCTTAAACTTTACAAGCCGCGTTTTGAAGAGGTGTTTAAGATGGCGCCGGCGATCAATGCCGCTTTAAAACAAGCCGGCGATCACGAATTGATGATATGCAGGGTAGACAGGGGCTCCGCGTTTTTTTACCTGTCGACGGATAATTACAGGTATTTCAAAGATGCGCCGTCTTTAGAGCAGGCCTTGAGCGCCCCTTCGCTAAAGGCGCGTTTCATCTATCTGCCGGACGCGGAGTTCCGGAAGATCCCGGAAGGCCTAAGGCGCGGTTTAACCATCCTCTGCCGCTACAAAGAGCACCTGTTTGTTACAGACAGCAAAGCAATATCGGCGCGCCTCCCTTAA
- a CDS encoding SpoVG family protein, giving the protein MNSQDIQVKRLHKLDKAEGKLKGFVDIAVQGALLIKGLRIMDGRNGLFVGMPCEQGKNGQWYPTVLPLNKEVKQQINELILQAYEEQV; this is encoded by the coding sequence ATGAATAGCCAGGATATTCAAGTAAAGCGGCTGCATAAGCTGGATAAGGCAGAGGGCAAGCTAAAGGGCTTTGTGGACATTGCCGTGCAAGGGGCGCTGCTGATCAAGGGGCTGCGCATTATGGACGGCAGGAACGGGCTGTTCGTGGGCATGCCCTGCGAGCAGGGCAAGAACGGCCAATGGTATCCCACTGTGCTGCCTTTAAACAAGGAGGTCAAGCAGCAGATCAACGAATTGATATTGCAGGCGTATGAGGAACAGGTATAG
- a CDS encoding transposase — protein sequence MSKTRVLIENACYHLFVRGNHKQNVFRELSDYRFYLLQLRRYKRKHSFLLYGYCLMPNHIHLIGQPKDSKKLSKFMQGLHRSYTAYYNKKYNKVGHLWQNRFKSKAINKDEYLIDCIAYIEQNPVRANMVSSPKEYTFSSYLERECNIDEDLDINLLDNLLI from the coding sequence ATGTCGAAAACGCGAGTATTAATAGAAAATGCGTGTTATCATCTTTTTGTAAGAGGCAACCACAAACAAAATGTCTTTAGAGAATTGAGCGATTATAGATTCTATCTTCTCCAACTTAGGAGATATAAAAGAAAACATTCATTTTTATTATACGGTTATTGTTTGATGCCTAACCATATCCACCTAATTGGTCAACCCAAAGATTCCAAAAAGCTTTCCAAATTTATGCAGGGATTACATCGCTCTTATACTGCTTATTATAATAAAAAATACAATAAAGTAGGACATCTATGGCAAAACCGATTCAAAAGTAAAGCAATAAATAAAGATGAATATCTAATAGATTGCATTGCTTATATAGAACAGAATCCAGTAAGGGCAAATATGGTCAGTAGCCCAAAGGAATATACATTTAGCAGCTATTTAGAAAGAGAATGTAATATTGATGAAGATTTGGATATTAATCTATTGGATAATCTTCTAATCTAA
- a CDS encoding YraN family protein has product MRNRYRQDLGRKGEDIAEGFLRRRGCKIIVRNFSCRSGEIDIIAGQGNTTVFIEVKTRCSDEFGLPEESLTPDKISRLRRSAQFYIKNHADPEGNFRFDVISITLRDNYEIRLIEDAF; this is encoded by the coding sequence ATGAGGAACAGGTATAGGCAGGACCTGGGCAGAAAAGGCGAGGATATCGCCGAAGGGTTTCTGCGCCGCAGGGGCTGCAAAATAATTGTCCGGAATTTTTCCTGCAGATCAGGAGAAATAGATATTATTGCCGGCCAGGGGAACACCACGGTATTTATAGAGGTCAAAACCAGGTGCTCCGATGAGTTCGGGCTTCCCGAGGAATCGCTGACTCCGGACAAGATAAGCCGCCTGCGGCGCTCTGCCCAGTTCTATATAAAAAACCACGCGGACCCTGAAGGCAATTTCAGGTTTGACGTTATCTCAATCACTTTAAGAGATAACTATGAGATCAGGCTGATCGAAGACGCATTTTAA